A stretch of DNA from Candidatus Delongbacteria bacterium:
ATAGTTTCCCACAGGTTTATGAATAAACTCCTCTTGTAAACCGATATCTCTTAAGCAATCCTCTAACTCTTGTCTACTTCTTTTTTTACCAGTTAGAGAAGAAAAAAAACTCAAATTTTGATAGCCAGTAAGTGTTTCATAAAGCTTTACATTTTCCGAAACATATGCAATTTTTGAATTAGCTTTGAGTCTATCTGTCAAAGCATCTATTCCACAGATTCTTATATCTCCTGATGATGGAGGAATAAATCCACAAATTAAATTAATTGTTGTAGACTTTCCTGCTCCGTTTGCACCTAGCAGTACGTAAATTTCACCATGATCAATCATCAAATTCAGATTGTCAAGAGCAAGTTTATTGTCTTCATATCTCTTAGTAAGTCCAGTTATTTCAAGCATAAAAACTCCTAGTTTTTGGTAAATTTAATTATTATATAACTTACAAATCCTATTAGCATAAGTGATGCTATAGATAGAATACTTATAGTGATAATAGATGCTTTAGCTTTAAGCTCAAGTTTGAGTTCATTTGTCGAAGTGGAGATTATTCTACCACTAGCTTTACCTTCACATTTGACTTTTACATTGTAGATTCCTGGAGTTACATCAGGATTGGGATTTAAAGTAACAAAAAAATGATTCTCTTCACCAATCTTTAGCTCAGAAAATTTCTCGCTATCAATTTTATAGTCAAATCCATTTGGAGCTGTAAATATAACTTTTACATCATTAATCTTTTTCATTCCATCATTCTTAATTTTGAAAGGTCCGAGTTTCATCTCCTCAGATTTTTCAAATAGGTAGTACATATTATCCGAACTAAACTCGATAATAGCTTTTCCTGTAGGAATTACTTCAAGTTCAGCATTTGCAATTTCTTCACTGCTTTCAGACTTGAAAACGGTTTTTATAATGAAACTTTTATCCAATTCAATATTTGATCCTGTAAAATCAGGAACAGAGATCTTCAGAATTAAATTTCTTTTAAAATTTTTCTTATCCATAACAATACTGCTAACACTTCTGCCGTTTTTTTCGGTTAATTCCCAAGTGTAAAATTTTGGAAGATTTTGGACTTCAAATTTGAAAAACTCTCTGCTGTCCCCATAGTATTCAAGTTCAAGACCGTATTCTCCAGATTCCGAACTCATAATTTCTTGGGAGAAGATATCGCTATTAACAGTCAGCCTGTTAACTTCAGAAAGTCGTTTAAGATAGATCTTTTTTTCATCAATCTTTCCATTGTAATTTGCACTAACAGTTAGATTTTCCACATCTTTTAAAAGTTTGAAAGAAATTTCACAAGTCTTGTCAAAATCAAATGAGCTAATATGATATTCGTATGGTTGGGATATTATTGAACCATAATCATCTTTAAGAGATATAAAAATATTTTTAAGTGATGGAGGAACAAGTTTCAAATCATCAGCTAAATCTCCATACTCTTTAAAAATTTCGTCAAAATCATAGCTGCTACTACCACTATTTCCAATTTTAAGATAAACTTCAGAATTTCCGTGATTATCCACCCTTTTTTCAGCAGAGAGAATTGTAAGATGTGGATTTTCAAAAATAAGGTTTAAGTAGTATTGCATGAAGTTTAATCTGGAATTTTCAAGGTACATTTTTTTAGAATCAAAATCTTCTTTACTAATCATTCCTTTCTCGAAAAGTTCATTAGAACGTTTATAATCCTCTTCCGCATTACGGTAGATTGAAATAGATTTTTTTAAAGCTAGAATTTTAAATCTATCATCATTTGGGTTGTACTCTTGATAGTATTCCGCAAAACTACATAGAGTGAAGACTAATAGTATTAATAGATATTTCATTTGATCTCCAATTGTTTGACATATCGTTAAACAAAGTTCATGCCATATTTACTGGATCGAAATGCTTTGTTGTAAATTTAAAATTATTAGTAATTTAGATGGATGTGTGAATAAAATGCTTAATTACTTAATATGAAATAATATTTACATTTTTGTAAATATTTACAATTTTGTAATGTTTATAAATTATGAAATTATATTTTTATTATAACGTATATTGTTATCTTATCAAAATCGTCTTGGGTTTAAAATAGGGTATTACTTATCAAAAAAAGAAGTGCAAAAATACCAATAAAAATATATTATTCCTGAAGTCCCAAAACTTCGTATCTTTTTATAGAATATCTTTGAATTGCTAAAACCTTCTTTGTGGTTTTAAAACTAATCGTATTTAAGTATCTTCTTCACAATTTCTAATTCTTCTAAAATTTTTAGAAACTGTTTATCATTTTCAATATTTTTAGGATCGTATTCAATCTCCTTCAATAAAGCTGCTAGTATTTCTAACCCTAAATTTAAAGCTGCACCCCTTATTGAATGGCTATATAATTTTATATCTTCAAAATTGCTACTTTCAATAGCTTTTTTTAACAAAAGTAGATTGTTTTCATACGAATTCAAAAAACTAGTTTTAGTAATATTATAGAGCTCTTCATCATTCATAAGTCTCAAAAGAACATCCTTTTTATTAAAACGCTTTAACTCTTTTTCTATCACGCTTTCGTCCTTATTTGAGTTTACATTATGATTTAAAAATTTAATAAGCACTTTTTCAAGTTCGACTCTGTCTACCGGTTTTGTTAGAAATTCATCCATTCCAGCATCAATACATTTGTCTTTTTCCGTTTTAAGAGCACCAGCGGTTAATGCCACAATAGGAACATGACTATAGCTCTCTAACTCACTCTCTCTAATCTTCAATGTTGTTTCAACTCCGTCAAGTACTGGCATTTGAACATCCATCAATATCAAATCGATTTTTTTATCTCTCATCTTATCTAAAACTTCAATTCCATTATTAGCTTCAATTATTTCTACATTTTTAAATAATTTGCCAATAAGCTTTACCAACAATAACATATTCATCTGATTATCTTCAGCTATAAGTATTGTACCATTTGAATCTGATTTTTGATAAAAAGTTTCTTCATTATCACTATTTTTAACGCTTATTTTATCGACTAGATTAAATGCATTATATAGTTCTCTTATTTTTACAGGTTTCATCAGTGTTTTTACAATACCTAAGGCTTCTAACTGATCTTCATTTATTTTATTCTCAGAGGAGCTATAAAGAATAATTGCAGGTATTTTATTAGTTGATTTATTAAATTTCTCACGAATAATTTTAATCGCTTCTAATCCATTCAAATATGGCATAACGTAATCAACTATTATCATGTCGAAAGAAGTTTCATTTTCTAAAACTCTTAATGCTGAAAGTCCATTATCACAACTTTTAACTTCTATGCTCTGATTTTTAAAAAAATATTCAAGAATTGATCTATTTGTGTCATTATCATCAATAATCATGACTCTCTGAATCCCTTTTAACTTAAATTTCTCAAGAAAAGCATCTCTTTTTGTTAGAGTTTCAATTGAAAAAAAGAATATAGAGCCTTTACCAAATTCACTGGATACATAAATTTCGCTACCCATTTTATTTACTAGAAGATTTGAAATAGTCAACCCTAATCCAGTGCCACCAAATTTTCTTGTTGTTGAACTATCAGCCTGACTAAACGCTTTGAAAAGCTTAGACTTTTGCTCAGCTGAAATACCAATTCCTGTATCCCTTACACTAAAGTTAAATTGACCTCTAGCATTACCTAAATCATTGTAAGTGAGCATCAATTCAACCTCACCAGAAGACGTAAATTTTATCGCATTGCCCAGTAAGTTGATTAAAACTTGCTTTAGCCTAATTGGATCAAACATTGCAGTACAGTAAACATTACTATCAATATTCAATAATAACTCAATTTTCTTCTTAGAAGCTTGAAACTTTACGACATCAATTGCATCCTCTAAGATATCAACAATGTTACATTCAATAATTTCAAGATCAAGTTTACCTGCTTCAATTTTAGAAAAATCCAATATATCGTTGATTATGCTTAGAAGAGATTGACCAGCTGTTGAAATATTGTTTAAATACTGTTGATCCAATTCACTTAAACTGTTTTGTTTCATTAGATCTGAAAAACCAATGATACTATTCAAAGGAGTTCTTATCTCATGGCTCATATTTGCAAGAA
This window harbors:
- a CDS encoding ABC transporter ATP-binding protein, whose amino-acid sequence is MLEITGLTKRYEDNKLALDNLNLMIDHGEIYVLLGANGAGKSTTINLICGFIPPSSGDIRICGIDALTDRLKANSKIAYVSENVKLYETLTGYQNLSFFSSLTGKKRSRQELEDCLRDIGLQEEFIHKPVGNYSKGMRQKTGIAIAMIKEADLILLDEPFSGLDPKAAHDFQRLIVNLKNKGKIILMSTHDIFRAKEMADQIGIMKNGELVLSRTKKDLEFEDLEKLYIDYMEGKLGAEYV